In Prochlorococcus marinus XMU1404, the following proteins share a genomic window:
- a CDS encoding glycosyltransferase family 4 protein, translated as MVHIAWLGKKSPFCGNVTYGNSTTEELKARGHKISFIHFDNPSSSNSSKPLFLANDPEVSLPYLIKSQVYTIPSPRAEKELRLSLERLKPDIVHASLTLSPLDFRLPELCNEINVPLIGTFHPPFDAKNRNLTASTQQLTYQLYAPSLAKFDKIIVFSEPQKNVLKKLGVPNEKQIIIPNGVNENIWKPFYKKNTKYDQIKNKLGNKRIFLYMGRIANEKNIEALLRSWRQIKNNNCKLVIVGDGPMKPTLENSFSNLSKEKLIWWGAELDLEARVAIMQIAEVFFLPSLVEGLSLSLLEAMSTGTACVATDAGADGEVLDNGAGIIISTDNVAAQLKTIIPILVEHPSFTKDLGQKARERVLERYTITKNINSLEKVYMNLKDNFKN; from the coding sequence GTGGTTCATATTGCTTGGTTGGGTAAAAAATCTCCTTTTTGTGGAAATGTAACTTATGGTAATTCAACTACTGAGGAATTGAAGGCTAGAGGGCATAAAATTAGTTTTATTCATTTCGACAATCCCTCTAGTTCAAATTCATCAAAACCATTATTTCTGGCAAATGATCCTGAAGTAAGTCTCCCATACTTAATTAAGTCACAGGTTTATACAATACCCTCCCCAAGAGCAGAAAAAGAGCTAAGGCTATCACTAGAAAGATTAAAACCCGATATCGTCCATGCCAGTCTAACTTTATCCCCTTTAGACTTTAGACTACCAGAGCTTTGTAATGAAATTAATGTTCCACTTATAGGAACATTTCACCCACCATTTGATGCTAAAAATAGAAATTTAACGGCAAGTACTCAACAATTAACGTATCAACTTTATGCTCCGTCACTAGCAAAGTTTGATAAAATAATCGTTTTTTCTGAACCTCAAAAAAATGTTCTTAAGAAATTAGGAGTACCTAATGAAAAACAAATAATTATTCCAAACGGAGTTAATGAAAATATTTGGAAACCTTTTTACAAAAAAAATACAAAATATGATCAGATAAAAAATAAACTAGGAAATAAAAGAATCTTTTTATATATGGGAAGAATTGCAAATGAGAAAAATATCGAAGCACTTTTACGTTCTTGGCGCCAAATAAAAAACAATAATTGCAAATTAGTTATAGTTGGAGATGGACCAATGAAGCCAACACTTGAAAATAGTTTTTCTAACCTTAGTAAAGAGAAATTAATTTGGTGGGGTGCCGAATTAGATTTAGAAGCTAGAGTAGCAATAATGCAAATAGCAGAAGTATTTTTCTTACCAAGCTTAGTAGAAGGTTTATCATTATCACTTTTAGAGGCAATGTCTACCGGAACTGCATGTGTAGCAACAGATGCTGGGGCTGATGGTGAAGTTTTAGATAACGGGGCAGGAATAATAATTTCAACTGATAATGTGGCTGCACAACTAAAAACTATAATCCCAATTCTTGTCGAACACCCCTCATTTACCAAGGATCTTGGCCAAAAAGCTAGAGAAAGAGTACTCGAGAGGTATACAATTACTAAAAATATAAATTCTCTTGAGAAAGTTTATATGAACTTAAAAGACAATTTCAAGAACTAG
- a CDS encoding dihydrolipoamide acetyltransferase family protein, giving the protein MSHEIFMPALSSTMTEGKIVEWLKNPGDKVERGESVLVVESDKADMDVESFQDGYLAAVLMPAGSTAPVGETIGLIVENEDEIASVQEQNKGNQPEVSSSDQLELVSNKTKEKPVVQTENINKEAEEVVLKSEKPLPSFNTDQINAATSNVSSRIIASPRAKKLASQMGVDLAKVHGSGPHGRIQADDILKANGQPVSIPWIGEGDSPASIPGANLGVESKLETSGHSFGNPGETVQFNTLQKAVNKNMESSLDVPCFRVGYSINTDKLDNFYKKVKENGVTMTALLVKAVAKTLKKHPQVNSSFSENGISYPENINIAVAVAMEDGGLITPVLKEPCNTDLFELSREWKDLVKRSRSKQLEPDEYSTGTFTLSNLGMFGVDRFDAILPPGTGAILAIASSKPTVAANSDGSISVKKIMQVNLTADHRVIYGADGASFLKDLAYLIENEPETLVS; this is encoded by the coding sequence ATGTCTCACGAAATATTCATGCCTGCCTTGAGTTCTACTATGACGGAGGGCAAGATTGTGGAATGGTTGAAAAATCCGGGAGATAAGGTTGAAAGAGGCGAATCTGTCCTGGTTGTTGAATCTGACAAGGCAGATATGGATGTTGAATCTTTTCAAGATGGATATCTTGCAGCAGTTTTAATGCCTGCCGGCAGCACTGCACCTGTTGGAGAAACTATTGGACTCATTGTAGAAAATGAGGATGAGATAGCTTCTGTTCAAGAACAAAATAAAGGGAATCAACCCGAAGTCTCTAGTTCTGACCAACTTGAATTGGTAAGCAATAAAACCAAAGAAAAACCAGTAGTCCAGACTGAAAATATTAATAAAGAAGCTGAAGAAGTCGTCTTAAAGAGTGAAAAGCCTTTACCATCTTTTAATACTGATCAAATTAATGCCGCTACAAGTAATGTTTCTTCGAGGATAATTGCATCTCCAAGAGCTAAAAAACTAGCCTCTCAAATGGGTGTTGATTTAGCAAAGGTTCATGGATCTGGCCCTCACGGAAGGATTCAAGCCGATGATATTTTAAAAGCTAATGGCCAACCTGTCTCTATACCATGGATAGGCGAAGGTGATTCTCCTGCAAGTATTCCTGGTGCAAATTTGGGAGTTGAAAGTAAACTAGAAACTTCAGGACATAGTTTTGGTAATCCTGGAGAAACAGTTCAATTTAATACTCTTCAAAAAGCGGTAAATAAAAATATGGAATCTAGTTTAGATGTTCCATGTTTTAGGGTGGGTTACTCTATTAATACAGATAAATTAGATAATTTCTACAAAAAGGTAAAAGAGAACGGAGTGACTATGACTGCTTTACTTGTAAAGGCAGTTGCGAAGACATTAAAGAAACACCCTCAAGTTAACTCAAGCTTTTCAGAAAATGGAATTTCTTATCCAGAAAATATAAATATTGCTGTTGCTGTTGCGATGGAAGATGGGGGACTAATAACTCCAGTATTAAAAGAACCATGCAATACTGATTTATTTGAATTATCTAGGGAATGGAAAGATCTCGTAAAAAGATCGAGATCAAAACAATTAGAACCAGATGAATACTCAACGGGAACATTTACCTTATCTAACCTTGGTATGTTTGGTGTTGATAGATTTGACGCAATACTACCCCCAGGAACCGGTGCGATCTTAGCGATAGCGTCATCGAAACCAACTGTTGCAGCTAATAGTGATGGTTCAATATCTGTTAAAAAAATAATGCAGGTAAATCTTACAGCTGATCACAGAGTTATCTATGGAGCTGATGGTGCTTCATTCTTGAAAGACTTGGCCTACCTGATTGAAAATGAGCCAGAGACACTTGTATCTTAA
- the lipB gene encoding lipoyl(octanoyl) transferase LipB — protein sequence MLNRTAIIKQPDKISSFNDVYKLQKEYQEALILDNSNPDFIWIGEHQLCYTLGRGSNYDNLLFSLNDDKYDVFKIDRGGEVTCHMPGQLVTYLVVDLKNFNKDLNWYLRKIEEIIIKILGVFNINCHSRKGFTGVWIGNKKIASIGIGCKRWITINGFSINIDCELENFNKIVPCGIENCLMANMIDYNKNLNIHEVKRIVKKIIKEEFNFDFVSK from the coding sequence ATGCTTAATAGAACAGCAATAATTAAACAACCTGATAAGATTTCTTCTTTTAATGATGTTTATAAATTACAAAAAGAATATCAGGAGGCATTGATTTTAGATAACTCTAACCCTGATTTTATTTGGATAGGGGAGCATCAACTCTGTTATACGTTGGGTAGAGGATCTAATTATGATAATTTATTATTTTCTCTGAATGATGATAAATATGATGTTTTTAAGATTGATAGAGGTGGTGAGGTTACTTGCCATATGCCAGGACAATTAGTAACGTATTTGGTTGTAGATTTGAAAAATTTTAATAAAGATTTAAATTGGTATTTAAGAAAAATTGAAGAAATTATTATAAAAATTCTTGGAGTTTTTAATATAAATTGTCACTCTAGAAAAGGATTTACTGGTGTTTGGATAGGAAATAAGAAAATTGCTTCAATTGGCATTGGTTGTAAAAGATGGATTACAATAAATGGATTTTCAATCAATATTGACTGCGAATTAGAAAACTTTAATAAAATTGTTCCTTGTGGAATAGAAAATTGTCTTATGGCAAATATGATTGATTACAACAAAAATTTAAATATTCATGAAGTCAAGAGAATTGTTAAAAAAATCATTAAGGAAGAATTTAATTTTGATTTTGTATCAAAATAG
- a CDS encoding 2-deoxyribose-5-phosphate aldolase yields the protein MPNIEYELNEKIHAIIINPYLTWDDFCTNCDLIKKYNLKNISTSLNYLAYFKHYLGNYDANINALISYPLADLPVSFIEEFVYFAKDKGANGIEYIPNFISLSKRNLETFAAEIEQVKLSGLPVTIIINKLKLQEEILYNAIEISLELGIKNFQFGDGFGSPISSNDVADILKLIGNQNQIKIVGGIKKLVQVIDLFDAGINCVGTSNFCEIFQEIKGI from the coding sequence ATGCCAAATATTGAATATGAATTAAACGAAAAAATTCATGCAATTATTATTAACCCATACCTAACCTGGGATGATTTCTGCACAAATTGCGACTTAATAAAAAAATATAATCTCAAGAATATTTCTACTTCACTTAATTATCTTGCTTATTTCAAGCACTATTTGGGTAATTACGACGCAAATATAAACGCACTCATTTCTTATCCTTTAGCAGATTTACCGGTTTCATTTATTGAAGAATTTGTTTATTTTGCAAAAGATAAAGGTGCAAATGGAATTGAATATATCCCAAACTTCATCAGTTTATCCAAAAGGAATTTAGAAACTTTTGCTGCTGAAATTGAGCAAGTTAAGCTATCAGGTTTACCAGTTACAATAATTATAAATAAATTAAAATTACAAGAAGAAATTTTGTACAATGCGATAGAAATATCTTTAGAACTAGGAATAAAGAATTTTCAATTCGGAGACGGTTTTGGGTCTCCTATTTCATCGAATGATGTGGCAGACATATTAAAATTGATAGGGAACCAAAATCAGATTAAAATTGTAGGTGGTATAAAAAAACTTGTCCAAGTTATTGATTTGTTCGATGCAGGAATTAATTGCGTAGGTACTTCCAATTTTTGTGAGATTTTTCAAGAAATAAAAGGTATTTGA
- a CDS encoding YlqD family protein, translated as METKNSISIKRSIAIKAIVTPTWKEDAEKELSKAISNIDQQLSQLEQEGQQIVNNIRSQSVNPLDPRVQEQVSQVQQQVAAKRNEIEEQKRNLLQQQSQVRELKMDEIVDQGQVDSFCDVTVGDNLIEKMQVSITVKDGVIQSIDNN; from the coding sequence ATGGAAACAAAAAACTCAATATCTATAAAGCGCTCAATAGCTATTAAAGCTATAGTTACTCCAACTTGGAAGGAAGATGCTGAAAAAGAATTAAGTAAAGCAATTTCAAACATTGACCAGCAATTATCTCAACTTGAGCAAGAGGGGCAGCAAATAGTAAATAACATTAGATCTCAATCGGTTAACCCTCTAGATCCAAGAGTTCAAGAACAGGTTAGTCAGGTGCAACAACAAGTCGCAGCAAAACGAAATGAAATTGAAGAACAAAAAAGAAATCTACTTCAACAACAGAGTCAAGTTCGCGAATTAAAAATGGACGAAATTGTTGATCAAGGGCAAGTGGATAGTTTCTGTGATGTCACTGTGGGCGACAATCTTATTGAAAAAATGCAAGTCTCGATTACCGTTAAAGATGGAGTTATTCAATCTATAGATAATAATTAA
- the queA gene encoding tRNA preQ1(34) S-adenosylmethionine ribosyltransferase-isomerase QueA, translating to MISQINNEGRDYKLEAYDYFLDPSLIASKPSAIRHESRLMIVRNSVLEENCLTNKFTKNLLDEFRKGDLVVVNNTKVMKARLKVELENRTLVELLVLERSHECVWLCLAKPAKKLKINRKIILKFPSAQDINLMVDGVDEETGGRFIKFPENIIDLNSMNDLLDKYGEIPLPPYIKNSEEESFHENSYQTEYATNPGAVAAPTAGLHLSKSLLSNLKKKGVIILPITLHVGYGTFKPIDQEDLSDLKLHKEWVSVNKEVVEEIKRIKKTDRRIIAIGTTSVRALESCYSHEINDFIPIAKYVDLVIKPGYEFKVVDGLLTNFHLPKSSLLLLVSAMIGRERLLNLYKKAIKEKFRFFSYGDAMYISPDSLLEKNRFRL from the coding sequence TTGATTTCTCAAATTAATAATGAAGGAAGAGATTATAAGCTTGAAGCTTATGATTACTTTCTAGATCCTTCATTAATTGCTAGTAAACCTTCTGCAATAAGGCATGAATCAAGATTGATGATAGTTAGAAATAGTGTTTTAGAAGAGAATTGCTTAACTAATAAATTTACCAAGAATCTTTTAGATGAATTTAGAAAAGGCGATCTTGTGGTTGTAAATAATACTAAAGTAATGAAGGCAAGGTTAAAGGTTGAATTAGAAAATAGGACTTTAGTCGAATTACTAGTCTTAGAAAGATCCCATGAATGTGTTTGGTTATGTTTGGCAAAGCCAGCGAAAAAGTTAAAAATAAATAGAAAAATAATTTTAAAATTTCCTTCTGCACAAGATATTAATTTGATGGTTGATGGGGTTGATGAAGAAACTGGAGGGAGATTTATTAAATTTCCTGAAAATATAATTGATCTCAATTCAATGAATGACCTTCTTGATAAATACGGGGAAATACCTCTACCGCCTTATATAAAAAATTCCGAAGAAGAATCTTTTCATGAGAATAGTTATCAAACTGAGTATGCAACTAATCCAGGGGCCGTTGCCGCGCCAACTGCTGGTTTACACTTAAGCAAAAGTCTTCTTTCCAATTTAAAAAAAAAAGGAGTAATAATTTTACCGATAACTTTGCACGTGGGCTATGGAACATTCAAACCAATTGATCAAGAAGATCTAAGTGACTTAAAACTTCATAAAGAATGGGTAAGTGTTAATAAGGAAGTAGTGGAGGAAATTAAAAGAATAAAAAAAACAGATAGAAGAATTATTGCTATTGGGACAACTAGCGTAAGAGCTCTTGAAAGTTGTTATTCTCACGAAATTAATGACTTTATTCCCATAGCGAAATACGTGGATTTAGTAATTAAGCCTGGTTATGAATTTAAGGTAGTTGATGGGTTATTAACTAATTTTCATCTTCCTAAAAGTTCATTATTACTATTAGTAAGTGCAATGATTGGTAGAGAAAGATTATTAAATTTGTATAAAAAAGCCATAAAAGAAAAATTTAGATTTTTCTCTTATGGCGATGCTATGTATATTTCACCAGATTCATTACTGGAGAAAAATAGATTTAGGCTTTGA
- a CDS encoding AMP-binding protein, producing the protein MGDLAYWPSAKPLSKKDKFAKNRDFIKNLNHIDQIWEKLKFKCGDTLAVCDLRGKYKEKISYSELADLITKVSFSFKNYGLAKGDVVTVISENSPRWLVVDQGLMRLGAINAVRGINSPSVELDYIIEHSNSVGLIVQSKEIWLKLKNKEELKKRLKFVINLEDEQFESLISWNQFISASEKENSQSNNLEKFNPKIDDVATILYTSGTTGKPKGVPLTHANFLHQIINLAYIADPEPGTAVLSVLPIWHSYERSAEYFFFSCGCSQYYTIPKFLKDDITQIKPVVMATVPRLWEAIHDGFFQALKKMPSKKQKLIKLLISNSSVFKRSLRKIRNLDINQITFKSKIPLMVSVISRYPLHKLSTIFLWPNILRQLCGEKLKFPINGGGALPEHVDLFFESLGVDVLVGYGLTETSPVLTCRRRELNVRGSSGQPLAFTEIKIVNDEKKKILNFREVGKILVKGPQVMKGYLNNELATKDVLSKDGWFDTGDLGFLIPNGSLFITGRAKDTIVLSSGENIEPNPLETEILSSEFINQIQLVGQDKKCLTALVVPNVELVKNKFLEGDLSKLNLNKNIGTFFKSQINNLLKSRLGARSEEQILDCYFVDAFTLENGLLTQTLKQKRKEIEKKYLLQIENMYEQKFSKKN; encoded by the coding sequence ATGGGTGATTTAGCGTATTGGCCTTCAGCCAAACCTCTCTCTAAAAAAGATAAATTTGCTAAAAATAGAGATTTTATTAAGAACCTTAATCATATAGATCAAATTTGGGAAAAATTAAAATTTAAATGTGGTGATACCTTAGCTGTTTGCGATTTAAGAGGAAAATACAAAGAAAAAATTTCTTATTCTGAGCTGGCTGATTTAATAACAAAAGTCTCTTTTTCTTTTAAAAATTATGGTTTAGCAAAGGGGGATGTAGTTACTGTAATATCTGAAAATTCTCCAAGATGGCTAGTAGTAGATCAAGGCTTAATGCGTTTAGGAGCTATAAATGCAGTGAGAGGTATTAATTCTCCTTCAGTAGAATTAGATTATATTATTGAACACTCTAATTCAGTAGGTCTAATAGTTCAATCTAAGGAGATTTGGCTAAAGTTAAAAAACAAAGAAGAATTAAAAAAAAGACTGAAATTTGTAATTAATTTAGAAGATGAACAATTTGAAAGTTTAATAAGTTGGAATCAATTTATAAGTGCATCAGAAAAAGAAAATTCACAAAGTAATAATCTTGAAAAATTTAATCCAAAAATTGATGATGTCGCTACTATTCTTTACACTTCTGGGACGACAGGAAAACCTAAAGGTGTCCCGTTGACTCATGCAAATTTTTTACATCAAATAATCAATTTAGCCTATATCGCTGATCCAGAACCTGGGACCGCTGTATTAAGCGTATTGCCTATATGGCATTCTTATGAGAGGAGTGCTGAATACTTCTTTTTTTCATGTGGTTGTTCTCAATACTATACAATTCCTAAATTCCTTAAAGATGATATTACACAAATAAAACCTGTTGTCATGGCTACTGTACCAAGACTATGGGAGGCAATACATGATGGTTTTTTTCAGGCGTTGAAAAAAATGCCTTCCAAAAAGCAAAAACTTATTAAGTTGTTGATAAGTAATAGTTCAGTTTTTAAAAGAAGTCTAAGAAAGATAAGAAATTTAGATATCAATCAAATAACCTTTAAATCAAAAATCCCCTTAATGGTTTCTGTTATTAGCCGATATCCTTTACATAAATTGTCTACTATTTTTTTATGGCCGAATATTCTTAGACAACTATGCGGAGAAAAACTGAAATTTCCCATTAACGGCGGAGGTGCATTGCCAGAACATGTGGATCTTTTTTTTGAATCTTTAGGTGTAGATGTTTTGGTGGGATATGGACTCACAGAAACTAGTCCAGTATTAACTTGTAGGAGAAGAGAATTAAATGTTAGAGGATCATCCGGTCAGCCTTTAGCATTTACTGAAATCAAAATAGTGAATGATGAGAAAAAAAAGATTCTGAATTTCAGAGAAGTCGGAAAAATTCTTGTTAAGGGGCCACAAGTAATGAAAGGTTATCTTAATAATGAATTAGCTACAAAAGATGTTTTATCCAAGGATGGTTGGTTTGATACTGGTGATTTAGGTTTTCTAATACCAAATGGTTCCCTTTTTATAACAGGAAGAGCCAAGGATACAATAGTGCTATCAAGTGGTGAAAATATAGAACCGAATCCGCTGGAGACCGAAATCCTTAGTTCTGAATTTATTAATCAAATTCAACTAGTAGGACAAGATAAGAAATGTTTAACAGCCCTTGTAGTGCCTAATGTCGAATTGGTTAAAAACAAGTTTTTGGAAGGAGACCTTTCAAAATTAAACCTAAATAAGAATATTGGAACATTTTTTAAATCACAAATTAATAATTTGCTTAAAAGTCGATTAGGAGCAAGATCAGAAGAACAAATATTAGATTGTTATTTTGTTGATGCCTTTACTTTAGAAAATGGCTTGTTGACGCAAACTCTTAAACAAAAAAGAAAAGAAATAGAAAAAAAGTATTTATTACAAATAGAAAATATGTATGAACAGAAATTTAGTAAGAAAAATTGA
- the recO gene encoding DNA repair protein RecO, with translation MSGSGEFRLEGLCIKATPLGENDRIITILTDEQGIVRLAVPGARRPKSSLAAATPLTYLSLQIFGKRNLKSVRQIKILKSYSGLGKNIECLAAAQAITELTFLLIGNNDQQQNYLTCVLAHLDRIYLYEVSKEEDFKILSISMQSLIHLLAIGGINLPIHHCCKTGAPIIPPLGNWKWNCYYLPSEGFSTIEDPQSNLKINASEVALIQRLLFPELPIKSNGELLGPKKVWLKILFIIETWISTQLEKDISSLKMLKELYS, from the coding sequence ATGTCTGGTTCTGGTGAGTTTAGATTAGAAGGTTTATGTATTAAAGCTACTCCATTAGGTGAGAATGATAGAATAATTACTATCCTTACAGATGAGCAAGGGATTGTTAGATTAGCAGTGCCTGGGGCTAGACGTCCAAAAAGTAGTCTTGCGGCAGCCACTCCCTTAACATATTTAAGTTTGCAGATTTTTGGCAAAAGAAATCTTAAATCTGTACGTCAAATTAAAATATTAAAAAGTTATTCTGGTTTAGGAAAAAATATTGAATGTCTTGCAGCCGCACAAGCAATAACTGAATTAACATTCTTATTAATAGGGAATAATGACCAACAGCAAAACTATTTAACTTGTGTTCTTGCTCATTTAGATAGAATTTATTTATATGAAGTTTCTAAAGAAGAAGATTTTAAAATCCTTTCAATTAGTATGCAATCTTTAATCCATCTTTTAGCAATCGGGGGGATTAATTTACCAATTCATCATTGTTGTAAAACGGGAGCGCCTATTATTCCCCCTTTAGGAAATTGGAAATGGAATTGTTATTATTTGCCAAGTGAAGGATTTTCAACCATCGAAGATCCCCAAAGTAATCTAAAAATTAATGCATCTGAAGTTGCTTTAATACAGAGACTGCTCTTCCCCGAATTACCAATAAAATCAAATGGAGAGTTATTGGGTCCAAAAAAAGTTTGGCTTAAAATATTATTTATTATTGAAACTTGGATCTCTACTCAACTAGAGAAAGATATATCTTCACTAAAAATGTTGAAAGAATTATATTCTTAG
- the proC gene encoding pyrroline-5-carboxylate reductase — protein MTDKIAIIGFGNIANAIITPLLDKKLIQPENVYCVVNTEKSLENIKETYKHNINVYKSSSKDAKIIWDCQVKLLSIKPQHLKDISEAKNIQTKDNLLVSILAGVSIDRLNQKFPNHKCVRVVTNIPITVGKGLTGIAWGERITEDQKQFTKKLFENTSKIYEFTEDYLDIFLALTSSAPAIIALIIESLSDGGLSGGLPKILSEELVMEMILGTVSLIKEKKITTSELKNLVTSPGGTTISALRVLEKKSIRSALIESIVSASNRSKEFR, from the coding sequence GTGACTGATAAAATTGCGATTATTGGTTTCGGAAATATTGCAAATGCTATAATAACTCCATTATTAGATAAAAAATTAATTCAGCCAGAGAATGTTTATTGTGTTGTAAACACAGAAAAAAGTTTAGAAAATATAAAAGAAACATACAAACATAATATAAACGTCTATAAATCTAGTTCTAAAGATGCAAAGATAATTTGGGATTGTCAGGTTAAACTTCTCTCTATAAAACCTCAACATCTTAAAGATATAAGTGAGGCTAAAAATATACAAACTAAGGATAATTTATTAGTCTCAATTCTTGCTGGAGTTTCAATAGATAGACTTAATCAAAAATTTCCCAACCATAAATGTGTGAGAGTAGTTACAAATATTCCAATCACTGTTGGAAAGGGCTTAACAGGAATTGCTTGGGGTGAGAGAATTACTGAAGATCAGAAACAATTTACAAAAAAATTATTTGAAAATACTAGTAAAATTTACGAATTTACTGAAGATTACCTAGACATATTTTTAGCTTTAACTTCTTCAGCACCTGCCATTATTGCTTTGATAATAGAATCTTTAAGTGATGGCGGTTTGAGTGGTGGATTACCAAAAATACTTTCAGAAGAACTCGTTATGGAGATGATATTAGGTACTGTAAGTCTAATCAAAGAAAAAAAAATAACTACTTCTGAGCTTAAGAATTTAGTGACCTCTCCAGGCGGAACAACTATTTCTGCATTAAGGGTTTTAGAAAAAAAAAGTATAAGGTCTGCTTTAATTGAATCAATAGTTTCGGCTAGTAATAGAAGTAAGGAGTTTCGCTAG
- the hpf gene encoding ribosome hibernation-promoting factor, HPF/YfiA family has translation MKILIHGKNLELTGALKEYTEAKIEKATHHYKDIVKEADIHLSIEKNPRVSFQTAEVTIFANGIVIRAEEKTENLYSSIDLVSNKLCRKLRKYKERNNKTIHNNQFKNKESFRIENMESRFLDENFLKEGIKASLPEPSIKNKYFEMNPISSEEARKQLELIDHDFYVFRNKKNNELQVIYKRNHGGYGLIQSK, from the coding sequence ATGAAAATTTTAATCCATGGGAAAAATCTTGAGCTCACTGGAGCATTAAAAGAATATACTGAGGCAAAGATAGAAAAAGCAACACATCACTATAAGGATATCGTTAAAGAAGCAGATATACACCTTTCAATAGAAAAGAATCCAAGAGTCTCGTTCCAAACTGCAGAAGTTACAATTTTTGCGAATGGTATTGTAATTAGAGCTGAAGAAAAAACTGAAAATCTGTACTCAAGCATTGATTTAGTTTCAAATAAACTTTGTAGAAAATTACGTAAATACAAAGAAAGAAACAATAAAACAATCCATAATAATCAATTTAAAAATAAAGAGTCTTTCCGAATTGAAAATATGGAATCAAGATTTTTAGATGAAAATTTCCTTAAAGAAGGAATAAAAGCAAGTCTGCCTGAGCCATCGATAAAAAATAAATACTTTGAAATGAATCCAATTTCATCAGAAGAAGCAAGAAAACAATTAGAACTAATTGATCATGATTTTTATGTTTTCCGAAATAAGAAAAATAATGAACTTCAAGTTATTTATAAGAGGAATCATGGAGGTTATGGACTGATTCAATCTAAATAA